A window from Primulina huaijiensis isolate GDHJ02 chromosome 13, ASM1229523v2, whole genome shotgun sequence encodes these proteins:
- the LOC140991687 gene encoding TSL-kinase interacting protein 1-like isoform X1 — MVSQISLDCEMLLSSENLGSDGVDSSEPPSAQDQAAAPIPIKKQTRQWAAWTRQEEESFFAALRQVGKNFEKITCRVQSKNKDQVRHYYYRLVRRMNKLLGPELCLDAKNSKDTNAAMLRCRWSLLEKYSCKASKLHLKPRRFKIFLETLENQLSKDRKRNIRKRLPGGENHSSTTYVPASNEVRTSGHDSRAVKLVLVDSQNIQKVGTGKGSFLKRHVNAEMMNRAKVDPTAVKATKHRRKTGIASAAAYKRWETAAIAGVSLVADAAEHLERVISNKDIEFGQENSGHDGSQQVVEMVNTLPVSSQTLFNENNIQNSAKLKLQLFPIDESTRKTLETEQHNPHLELTLSARKKISSVLEHLNRKWGNSSFNAQELMLFPYWAQRENLVGYQRWTKDCPLCAVDIYHLIGSPSIFRLRYGWFSKAVVESETAQTLSHPNLSEQTLNTNLANKQNFQTEHLFSFHDCQRTSTGQKNAHAPSSKCAPNETAECHGSISDVNISRYYSDAVDMSMPRRDTGASAVTRQVEKMKDVTLSSGEWADSLTNISVGDLLSESAQNMDISCSDFPVPVNSDCHSQIPFSCDSFDAAIADHIYKHQNKVDFQPGLQSNVPSIWDAEETCDAFAFQKNGPLCGNSHSASKNDSPEACAQATKRNLASYEEAEELPEVEKLTSTNPACGDLIDNCRPSYTSENGKKDIDGITDIYWPDSLGPLDLDIPTSRYHSDDLIFSDSFGGLNRLVANSLDAFQSCSLFGLDKNEPAPTAETRQNATISDFKIGTEV, encoded by the exons ATGGTATCTCAGATTTCCTTAGATTGTGAGATGCTCCTTAGCTCTGAGAATCTTGGAAGTGATGGAGTGGATTCTAGTGAACCCCCATCTGCACAAGATCAAGCTGCTGCACCAATTCCTA TAAAAAAGCAAACAAGGCAATGGGCTGCTTGGACTCGTCAAGAGGAAGAAAGCTTTTTTGCTGCTCTACGGCAAGTTGGCAAG AATTTCGAGAAAATCACTTGCCGCGTTCAGAGTAAAAACAAGGatcag GTCAGACATTATTATTATCGGCTTGTTAGACGAATGAACAAGTTACTTGGTCCTGAACTTTGTCTTGATGCCAAAAACTCAAAAGATACCAACGCTGCAATGCTTCGATG CAGGTGGTCATTACTGGAAAAGTATAGCTGCAAAGCCTCTAAACTTCACTTGAAACCTCGAAGATTTAAGATATTTCTAGAGACTCTG GAAAATCAACTCTCGAAAGATAGGAAGAGGAACATAAGGAAACGACTTCCTGGTGGAGAAAATCATTCTTCTACGACATATGTCCCTGCCTCAAATGAGGTCAGGACATCAGGTCATGACAGCCGTGCTGTGAAATTGGTTCTTGTAGACAGCCAAAACATCCAAAAAGTCGGAACTGGAAAAGGATCTTTTTTGAAGCGCCATGTAAATGCGGAGATGATGAATCGTGCCAAAGTAGACCCAACTGCTGTGAAAGCTACAAAACACCGGCGCAAAACAG GCATTGCATCTGCAGCTGCATATAAAAGATGGGAGACAGCTGCCATAGCTGGGGTTTCATTGGTAGCTGATGCTGCTGAACATTTGGAACGAGTGATCTCCAACAAAGATATTGAATTTGGTCAGGAAAACTCAG GTCATGATGGTTCTCAGCAAGTAGTGGAAATGGTGAACACTTTACCTGTATCTTCACAAACATTGTTCAATGAGAATAACATTCAGAACTCTGCAAAACTCAAGCTACAATTGTTCCCAATTGATGAAAGCACTCGAAAAACCTTGGAGACG GAACAACACAATCCCCATCTGGAACTTACTTTGAGCGCTCGAAAGAAAATATCATCTGTGTTAGAGCATCTAAATAGAAAATGGGGTAACTCAAGCTTTAATGCACAAGAGTTGATGCTTTTTCCTTACTGGGCGCAACGGGAAAACCTGGTGGGATATCAGAGGTGGACTAAGGATTGTCCTCTTTGTGCAGTGGATATTTATCATCTAATTGGAAGCCCTTCGATCTTCCGCCTCAG GTATGGCTGGTTCTCGAAAGCTGTGGTTGAATCTGAAACAGCTCAAACATTGTCACATCCCAATCTCAGCGAGCAAACTTTGAACACTAACCTAGCAAACAAGCAGAACTTTCAAACTGAGCACCTTTTTAGTTTCCATGACTGTCAGCGTACCTCAACAGGACAAAAGAATGCTCACGCCCCTTCATCAAAATGTGCTCCAAACGAAACGGCTGAATGTCATGGTTCTATTTCTGATGTAAATATTTCAAGATATTATAGTGACGCTGTAGATATGTCAATGCCCAGAAGAGATACTGGAGCTTCGGCGGTTACCAGACAAGTTGAAAAAATG AAGGACGTGACTTTGTCATCTGGGGAGTGGGCCGATAGCCTTACTAACATTAGTGTGGGAGATCTGCTTTCTGAGTCAGCACAGAACATGGATATCAGCTGCTCTGATTTTCCCGTGCCTGTCAACTCTGACTGTCATTCACAGATCCCATTCAGTTGCGACTCTTTTGATGCTGCTATTGCCGATCACATTTACAAACATCAAAACAAAGTGGACTTCCAGCCTGGATTGCAATCTAACGTGCCTTCCATTTGGGATGCTGAAGAAACATGTGATGCCTTTGCTTTCCAAAAAAATGGCCCTTTATGTGGCAATAGCCACAGTGCATCAAAGAACGATTCCCCAGAGGCGTGCGCACAAGCTACTAAAAGAAATCTTGCTTCTTACGAGGAAGCCGAG GAACTGCCTGAAGTGGAAAAATTGACGAGTACTAATCCTGCTTGTGGAGATCTGATAGATAACTGTAGGCCCAGTTATACTTCAGAGAATGGTAAAAAGGATATCGATGGGATCACTGATATATATTGG CCCGACTCTTTAGGACCGTTAGATTTGGACATACCAACCTCTAGATACCATAGTGATGATCTAATTTTTAgcgatagctttggtggtttgAACCGTCTTGTGGCAAACAGTTTGGATGCTTTTCAAAGTTGCTCATTATTTGGGTTGGACAAGAACGAACCGGCACCTACTGCTGAAACTCGTCAAAATGCTACCATTTCAGATTTCAAAATCGGCACTGAAGTTTAA
- the LOC140991687 gene encoding TSL-kinase interacting protein 1-like isoform X3 has translation MVSQISLDCEMLLSSENLGSDGVDSSEPPSAQDQAAAPIPIKKQTRQWAAWTRQEEESFFAALRQVGKNFEKITCRVQSKNKDQVRHYYYRLVRRMNKLLGPELCLDAKNSKDTNAAMLRCRWSLLEKYSCKASKLHLKPRRFKIFLETLENQLSKDRKRNIRKRLPGGENHSSTTYVPASNEVRTSGHDSRAVKLVLVDSQNIQKVGTGKGSFLKRHVNAEMMNRAKVDPTAVKATKHRRKTAAYKRWETAAIAGVSLVADAAEHLERVISNKDIEFGQENSGHDGSQQVVEMVNTLPVSSQTLFNENNIQNSAKLKLQLFPIDESTRKTLETEQHNPHLELTLSARKKISSVLEHLNRKWGNSSFNAQELMLFPYWAQRENLVGYQRWTKDCPLCAVDIYHLIGSPSIFRLRYGWFSKAVVESETAQTLSHPNLSEQTLNTNLANKQNFQTEHLFSFHDCQRTSTGQKNAHAPSSKCAPNETAECHGSISDVNISRYYSDAVDMSMPRRDTGASAVTRQVEKMKDVTLSSGEWADSLTNISVGDLLSESAQNMDISCSDFPVPVNSDCHSQIPFSCDSFDAAIADHIYKHQNKVDFQPGLQSNVPSIWDAEETCDAFAFQKNGPLCGNSHSASKNDSPEACAQATKRNLASYEEAEELPEVEKLTSTNPACGDLIDNCRPSYTSENGKKDIDGITDIYWPDSLGPLDLDIPTSRYHSDDLIFSDSFGGLNRLVANSLDAFQSCSLFGLDKNEPAPTAETRQNATISDFKIGTEV, from the exons ATGGTATCTCAGATTTCCTTAGATTGTGAGATGCTCCTTAGCTCTGAGAATCTTGGAAGTGATGGAGTGGATTCTAGTGAACCCCCATCTGCACAAGATCAAGCTGCTGCACCAATTCCTA TAAAAAAGCAAACAAGGCAATGGGCTGCTTGGACTCGTCAAGAGGAAGAAAGCTTTTTTGCTGCTCTACGGCAAGTTGGCAAG AATTTCGAGAAAATCACTTGCCGCGTTCAGAGTAAAAACAAGGatcag GTCAGACATTATTATTATCGGCTTGTTAGACGAATGAACAAGTTACTTGGTCCTGAACTTTGTCTTGATGCCAAAAACTCAAAAGATACCAACGCTGCAATGCTTCGATG CAGGTGGTCATTACTGGAAAAGTATAGCTGCAAAGCCTCTAAACTTCACTTGAAACCTCGAAGATTTAAGATATTTCTAGAGACTCTG GAAAATCAACTCTCGAAAGATAGGAAGAGGAACATAAGGAAACGACTTCCTGGTGGAGAAAATCATTCTTCTACGACATATGTCCCTGCCTCAAATGAGGTCAGGACATCAGGTCATGACAGCCGTGCTGTGAAATTGGTTCTTGTAGACAGCCAAAACATCCAAAAAGTCGGAACTGGAAAAGGATCTTTTTTGAAGCGCCATGTAAATGCGGAGATGATGAATCGTGCCAAAGTAGACCCAACTGCTGTGAAAGCTACAAAACACCGGCGCAAAACAG CTGCATATAAAAGATGGGAGACAGCTGCCATAGCTGGGGTTTCATTGGTAGCTGATGCTGCTGAACATTTGGAACGAGTGATCTCCAACAAAGATATTGAATTTGGTCAGGAAAACTCAG GTCATGATGGTTCTCAGCAAGTAGTGGAAATGGTGAACACTTTACCTGTATCTTCACAAACATTGTTCAATGAGAATAACATTCAGAACTCTGCAAAACTCAAGCTACAATTGTTCCCAATTGATGAAAGCACTCGAAAAACCTTGGAGACG GAACAACACAATCCCCATCTGGAACTTACTTTGAGCGCTCGAAAGAAAATATCATCTGTGTTAGAGCATCTAAATAGAAAATGGGGTAACTCAAGCTTTAATGCACAAGAGTTGATGCTTTTTCCTTACTGGGCGCAACGGGAAAACCTGGTGGGATATCAGAGGTGGACTAAGGATTGTCCTCTTTGTGCAGTGGATATTTATCATCTAATTGGAAGCCCTTCGATCTTCCGCCTCAG GTATGGCTGGTTCTCGAAAGCTGTGGTTGAATCTGAAACAGCTCAAACATTGTCACATCCCAATCTCAGCGAGCAAACTTTGAACACTAACCTAGCAAACAAGCAGAACTTTCAAACTGAGCACCTTTTTAGTTTCCATGACTGTCAGCGTACCTCAACAGGACAAAAGAATGCTCACGCCCCTTCATCAAAATGTGCTCCAAACGAAACGGCTGAATGTCATGGTTCTATTTCTGATGTAAATATTTCAAGATATTATAGTGACGCTGTAGATATGTCAATGCCCAGAAGAGATACTGGAGCTTCGGCGGTTACCAGACAAGTTGAAAAAATG AAGGACGTGACTTTGTCATCTGGGGAGTGGGCCGATAGCCTTACTAACATTAGTGTGGGAGATCTGCTTTCTGAGTCAGCACAGAACATGGATATCAGCTGCTCTGATTTTCCCGTGCCTGTCAACTCTGACTGTCATTCACAGATCCCATTCAGTTGCGACTCTTTTGATGCTGCTATTGCCGATCACATTTACAAACATCAAAACAAAGTGGACTTCCAGCCTGGATTGCAATCTAACGTGCCTTCCATTTGGGATGCTGAAGAAACATGTGATGCCTTTGCTTTCCAAAAAAATGGCCCTTTATGTGGCAATAGCCACAGTGCATCAAAGAACGATTCCCCAGAGGCGTGCGCACAAGCTACTAAAAGAAATCTTGCTTCTTACGAGGAAGCCGAG GAACTGCCTGAAGTGGAAAAATTGACGAGTACTAATCCTGCTTGTGGAGATCTGATAGATAACTGTAGGCCCAGTTATACTTCAGAGAATGGTAAAAAGGATATCGATGGGATCACTGATATATATTGG CCCGACTCTTTAGGACCGTTAGATTTGGACATACCAACCTCTAGATACCATAGTGATGATCTAATTTTTAgcgatagctttggtggtttgAACCGTCTTGTGGCAAACAGTTTGGATGCTTTTCAAAGTTGCTCATTATTTGGGTTGGACAAGAACGAACCGGCACCTACTGCTGAAACTCGTCAAAATGCTACCATTTCAGATTTCAAAATCGGCACTGAAGTTTAA
- the LOC140991687 gene encoding TSL-kinase interacting protein 1-like isoform X2, whose translation MVSQISLDCEMLLSSENLGSDGVDSSEPPSAQDQAAAPIPIKKQTRQWAAWTRQEEESFFAALRQVGKNFEKITCRVQSKNKDQVRHYYYRLVRRMNKLLGPELCLDAKNSKDTNAAMLRWWSLLEKYSCKASKLHLKPRRFKIFLETLENQLSKDRKRNIRKRLPGGENHSSTTYVPASNEVRTSGHDSRAVKLVLVDSQNIQKVGTGKGSFLKRHVNAEMMNRAKVDPTAVKATKHRRKTGIASAAAYKRWETAAIAGVSLVADAAEHLERVISNKDIEFGQENSGHDGSQQVVEMVNTLPVSSQTLFNENNIQNSAKLKLQLFPIDESTRKTLETEQHNPHLELTLSARKKISSVLEHLNRKWGNSSFNAQELMLFPYWAQRENLVGYQRWTKDCPLCAVDIYHLIGSPSIFRLRYGWFSKAVVESETAQTLSHPNLSEQTLNTNLANKQNFQTEHLFSFHDCQRTSTGQKNAHAPSSKCAPNETAECHGSISDVNISRYYSDAVDMSMPRRDTGASAVTRQVEKMKDVTLSSGEWADSLTNISVGDLLSESAQNMDISCSDFPVPVNSDCHSQIPFSCDSFDAAIADHIYKHQNKVDFQPGLQSNVPSIWDAEETCDAFAFQKNGPLCGNSHSASKNDSPEACAQATKRNLASYEEAEELPEVEKLTSTNPACGDLIDNCRPSYTSENGKKDIDGITDIYWPDSLGPLDLDIPTSRYHSDDLIFSDSFGGLNRLVANSLDAFQSCSLFGLDKNEPAPTAETRQNATISDFKIGTEV comes from the exons ATGGTATCTCAGATTTCCTTAGATTGTGAGATGCTCCTTAGCTCTGAGAATCTTGGAAGTGATGGAGTGGATTCTAGTGAACCCCCATCTGCACAAGATCAAGCTGCTGCACCAATTCCTA TAAAAAAGCAAACAAGGCAATGGGCTGCTTGGACTCGTCAAGAGGAAGAAAGCTTTTTTGCTGCTCTACGGCAAGTTGGCAAG AATTTCGAGAAAATCACTTGCCGCGTTCAGAGTAAAAACAAGGatcag GTCAGACATTATTATTATCGGCTTGTTAGACGAATGAACAAGTTACTTGGTCCTGAACTTTGTCTTGATGCCAAAAACTCAAAAGATACCAACGCTGCAATGCTTCGATG GTGGTCATTACTGGAAAAGTATAGCTGCAAAGCCTCTAAACTTCACTTGAAACCTCGAAGATTTAAGATATTTCTAGAGACTCTG GAAAATCAACTCTCGAAAGATAGGAAGAGGAACATAAGGAAACGACTTCCTGGTGGAGAAAATCATTCTTCTACGACATATGTCCCTGCCTCAAATGAGGTCAGGACATCAGGTCATGACAGCCGTGCTGTGAAATTGGTTCTTGTAGACAGCCAAAACATCCAAAAAGTCGGAACTGGAAAAGGATCTTTTTTGAAGCGCCATGTAAATGCGGAGATGATGAATCGTGCCAAAGTAGACCCAACTGCTGTGAAAGCTACAAAACACCGGCGCAAAACAG GCATTGCATCTGCAGCTGCATATAAAAGATGGGAGACAGCTGCCATAGCTGGGGTTTCATTGGTAGCTGATGCTGCTGAACATTTGGAACGAGTGATCTCCAACAAAGATATTGAATTTGGTCAGGAAAACTCAG GTCATGATGGTTCTCAGCAAGTAGTGGAAATGGTGAACACTTTACCTGTATCTTCACAAACATTGTTCAATGAGAATAACATTCAGAACTCTGCAAAACTCAAGCTACAATTGTTCCCAATTGATGAAAGCACTCGAAAAACCTTGGAGACG GAACAACACAATCCCCATCTGGAACTTACTTTGAGCGCTCGAAAGAAAATATCATCTGTGTTAGAGCATCTAAATAGAAAATGGGGTAACTCAAGCTTTAATGCACAAGAGTTGATGCTTTTTCCTTACTGGGCGCAACGGGAAAACCTGGTGGGATATCAGAGGTGGACTAAGGATTGTCCTCTTTGTGCAGTGGATATTTATCATCTAATTGGAAGCCCTTCGATCTTCCGCCTCAG GTATGGCTGGTTCTCGAAAGCTGTGGTTGAATCTGAAACAGCTCAAACATTGTCACATCCCAATCTCAGCGAGCAAACTTTGAACACTAACCTAGCAAACAAGCAGAACTTTCAAACTGAGCACCTTTTTAGTTTCCATGACTGTCAGCGTACCTCAACAGGACAAAAGAATGCTCACGCCCCTTCATCAAAATGTGCTCCAAACGAAACGGCTGAATGTCATGGTTCTATTTCTGATGTAAATATTTCAAGATATTATAGTGACGCTGTAGATATGTCAATGCCCAGAAGAGATACTGGAGCTTCGGCGGTTACCAGACAAGTTGAAAAAATG AAGGACGTGACTTTGTCATCTGGGGAGTGGGCCGATAGCCTTACTAACATTAGTGTGGGAGATCTGCTTTCTGAGTCAGCACAGAACATGGATATCAGCTGCTCTGATTTTCCCGTGCCTGTCAACTCTGACTGTCATTCACAGATCCCATTCAGTTGCGACTCTTTTGATGCTGCTATTGCCGATCACATTTACAAACATCAAAACAAAGTGGACTTCCAGCCTGGATTGCAATCTAACGTGCCTTCCATTTGGGATGCTGAAGAAACATGTGATGCCTTTGCTTTCCAAAAAAATGGCCCTTTATGTGGCAATAGCCACAGTGCATCAAAGAACGATTCCCCAGAGGCGTGCGCACAAGCTACTAAAAGAAATCTTGCTTCTTACGAGGAAGCCGAG GAACTGCCTGAAGTGGAAAAATTGACGAGTACTAATCCTGCTTGTGGAGATCTGATAGATAACTGTAGGCCCAGTTATACTTCAGAGAATGGTAAAAAGGATATCGATGGGATCACTGATATATATTGG CCCGACTCTTTAGGACCGTTAGATTTGGACATACCAACCTCTAGATACCATAGTGATGATCTAATTTTTAgcgatagctttggtggtttgAACCGTCTTGTGGCAAACAGTTTGGATGCTTTTCAAAGTTGCTCATTATTTGGGTTGGACAAGAACGAACCGGCACCTACTGCTGAAACTCGTCAAAATGCTACCATTTCAGATTTCAAAATCGGCACTGAAGTTTAA
- the LOC140991687 gene encoding TSL-kinase interacting protein 1-like isoform X4: MVSQISLDCEMLLSSENLGSDGVDSSEPPSAQDQAAAPIPIKKQTRQWAAWTRQEEESFFAALRQVGKNFEKITCRVQSKNKDQVRHYYYRLVRRMNKLLGPELCLDAKNSKDTNAAMLRWWSLLEKYSCKASKLHLKPRRFKIFLETLENQLSKDRKRNIRKRLPGGENHSSTTYVPASNEVRTSGHDSRAVKLVLVDSQNIQKVGTGKGSFLKRHVNAEMMNRAKVDPTAVKATKHRRKTAAYKRWETAAIAGVSLVADAAEHLERVISNKDIEFGQENSGHDGSQQVVEMVNTLPVSSQTLFNENNIQNSAKLKLQLFPIDESTRKTLETEQHNPHLELTLSARKKISSVLEHLNRKWGNSSFNAQELMLFPYWAQRENLVGYQRWTKDCPLCAVDIYHLIGSPSIFRLRYGWFSKAVVESETAQTLSHPNLSEQTLNTNLANKQNFQTEHLFSFHDCQRTSTGQKNAHAPSSKCAPNETAECHGSISDVNISRYYSDAVDMSMPRRDTGASAVTRQVEKMKDVTLSSGEWADSLTNISVGDLLSESAQNMDISCSDFPVPVNSDCHSQIPFSCDSFDAAIADHIYKHQNKVDFQPGLQSNVPSIWDAEETCDAFAFQKNGPLCGNSHSASKNDSPEACAQATKRNLASYEEAEELPEVEKLTSTNPACGDLIDNCRPSYTSENGKKDIDGITDIYWPDSLGPLDLDIPTSRYHSDDLIFSDSFGGLNRLVANSLDAFQSCSLFGLDKNEPAPTAETRQNATISDFKIGTEV, translated from the exons ATGGTATCTCAGATTTCCTTAGATTGTGAGATGCTCCTTAGCTCTGAGAATCTTGGAAGTGATGGAGTGGATTCTAGTGAACCCCCATCTGCACAAGATCAAGCTGCTGCACCAATTCCTA TAAAAAAGCAAACAAGGCAATGGGCTGCTTGGACTCGTCAAGAGGAAGAAAGCTTTTTTGCTGCTCTACGGCAAGTTGGCAAG AATTTCGAGAAAATCACTTGCCGCGTTCAGAGTAAAAACAAGGatcag GTCAGACATTATTATTATCGGCTTGTTAGACGAATGAACAAGTTACTTGGTCCTGAACTTTGTCTTGATGCCAAAAACTCAAAAGATACCAACGCTGCAATGCTTCGATG GTGGTCATTACTGGAAAAGTATAGCTGCAAAGCCTCTAAACTTCACTTGAAACCTCGAAGATTTAAGATATTTCTAGAGACTCTG GAAAATCAACTCTCGAAAGATAGGAAGAGGAACATAAGGAAACGACTTCCTGGTGGAGAAAATCATTCTTCTACGACATATGTCCCTGCCTCAAATGAGGTCAGGACATCAGGTCATGACAGCCGTGCTGTGAAATTGGTTCTTGTAGACAGCCAAAACATCCAAAAAGTCGGAACTGGAAAAGGATCTTTTTTGAAGCGCCATGTAAATGCGGAGATGATGAATCGTGCCAAAGTAGACCCAACTGCTGTGAAAGCTACAAAACACCGGCGCAAAACAG CTGCATATAAAAGATGGGAGACAGCTGCCATAGCTGGGGTTTCATTGGTAGCTGATGCTGCTGAACATTTGGAACGAGTGATCTCCAACAAAGATATTGAATTTGGTCAGGAAAACTCAG GTCATGATGGTTCTCAGCAAGTAGTGGAAATGGTGAACACTTTACCTGTATCTTCACAAACATTGTTCAATGAGAATAACATTCAGAACTCTGCAAAACTCAAGCTACAATTGTTCCCAATTGATGAAAGCACTCGAAAAACCTTGGAGACG GAACAACACAATCCCCATCTGGAACTTACTTTGAGCGCTCGAAAGAAAATATCATCTGTGTTAGAGCATCTAAATAGAAAATGGGGTAACTCAAGCTTTAATGCACAAGAGTTGATGCTTTTTCCTTACTGGGCGCAACGGGAAAACCTGGTGGGATATCAGAGGTGGACTAAGGATTGTCCTCTTTGTGCAGTGGATATTTATCATCTAATTGGAAGCCCTTCGATCTTCCGCCTCAG GTATGGCTGGTTCTCGAAAGCTGTGGTTGAATCTGAAACAGCTCAAACATTGTCACATCCCAATCTCAGCGAGCAAACTTTGAACACTAACCTAGCAAACAAGCAGAACTTTCAAACTGAGCACCTTTTTAGTTTCCATGACTGTCAGCGTACCTCAACAGGACAAAAGAATGCTCACGCCCCTTCATCAAAATGTGCTCCAAACGAAACGGCTGAATGTCATGGTTCTATTTCTGATGTAAATATTTCAAGATATTATAGTGACGCTGTAGATATGTCAATGCCCAGAAGAGATACTGGAGCTTCGGCGGTTACCAGACAAGTTGAAAAAATG AAGGACGTGACTTTGTCATCTGGGGAGTGGGCCGATAGCCTTACTAACATTAGTGTGGGAGATCTGCTTTCTGAGTCAGCACAGAACATGGATATCAGCTGCTCTGATTTTCCCGTGCCTGTCAACTCTGACTGTCATTCACAGATCCCATTCAGTTGCGACTCTTTTGATGCTGCTATTGCCGATCACATTTACAAACATCAAAACAAAGTGGACTTCCAGCCTGGATTGCAATCTAACGTGCCTTCCATTTGGGATGCTGAAGAAACATGTGATGCCTTTGCTTTCCAAAAAAATGGCCCTTTATGTGGCAATAGCCACAGTGCATCAAAGAACGATTCCCCAGAGGCGTGCGCACAAGCTACTAAAAGAAATCTTGCTTCTTACGAGGAAGCCGAG GAACTGCCTGAAGTGGAAAAATTGACGAGTACTAATCCTGCTTGTGGAGATCTGATAGATAACTGTAGGCCCAGTTATACTTCAGAGAATGGTAAAAAGGATATCGATGGGATCACTGATATATATTGG CCCGACTCTTTAGGACCGTTAGATTTGGACATACCAACCTCTAGATACCATAGTGATGATCTAATTTTTAgcgatagctttggtggtttgAACCGTCTTGTGGCAAACAGTTTGGATGCTTTTCAAAGTTGCTCATTATTTGGGTTGGACAAGAACGAACCGGCACCTACTGCTGAAACTCGTCAAAATGCTACCATTTCAGATTTCAAAATCGGCACTGAAGTTTAA